A portion of the Coriobacteriia bacterium genome contains these proteins:
- a CDS encoding cytochrome c3 family protein, which translates to MKKLVVLLGLALALSLVSATGAFANFGPHGGYAVNTDACAACHRAHSSFSEIQYTPKDVGALDPVDYPYALLVGSAGTMTEFCNACHGTAAPGASTNVVDGIFDSGPSGAAGQAIGADTGGGVLSQYVTDSTFGEGLNGGGFTTTFRRDFDGTAVGAVAAVTSTHMLSDPGAGALLPNWGFGSAVAGTSLTCADCHDPHGSTNYRLLKDSVNGQDVALNVFGDDDPVNYPYADGWKRGADGGAAQMAAYVPDYTGGTKLVANAGAQVGSLSEWCAACHTTYADRSSDASYEWAGSGAPINSPAYDDPAGVAPVTRHRHPVDVAPSSGDAILQVEAYQSTDADWVAGRASIPLERMIGGVEERDNNLGCLTCHFAHGSSQVMTGWASAALGTTNFNMPVRNDALGGVDPTFSSALLRADNRTVCEVCHEK; encoded by the coding sequence CGCAGCGTGTCACCGCGCACACAGTTCGTTCTCGGAGATCCAGTACACCCCGAAGGACGTCGGTGCGCTCGATCCCGTCGACTACCCCTACGCTCTGCTCGTGGGTAGCGCTGGCACGATGACTGAGTTCTGCAACGCCTGTCACGGCACGGCCGCTCCGGGCGCCTCGACGAACGTCGTCGACGGCATCTTTGACTCCGGCCCGTCCGGTGCTGCTGGTCAGGCCATCGGCGCGGATACCGGCGGCGGCGTGCTGTCGCAGTACGTGACCGACTCGACGTTCGGCGAGGGTCTCAACGGAGGCGGTTTCACGACTACCTTCCGCAGGGACTTCGACGGCACGGCCGTTGGTGCCGTGGCCGCAGTTACGTCAACCCACATGCTTTCGGATCCGGGCGCTGGTGCCCTGCTCCCGAACTGGGGCTTTGGCTCGGCTGTTGCCGGCACCAGCCTCACGTGTGCTGACTGCCACGATCCTCACGGCAGCACGAACTACCGCCTGCTGAAGGATAGCGTCAACGGTCAGGACGTCGCGCTGAACGTCTTCGGTGACGACGATCCGGTGAACTACCCCTACGCCGACGGTTGGAAGCGCGGTGCCGATGGTGGCGCAGCGCAGATGGCCGCCTACGTGCCGGACTACACCGGTGGAACCAAGCTCGTGGCCAACGCTGGCGCGCAGGTTGGTTCGCTGTCCGAGTGGTGCGCTGCGTGCCACACTACCTATGCGGACAGGTCGAGCGACGCGAGCTACGAATGGGCTGGCTCTGGTGCACCCATCAACAGCCCGGCCTACGACGACCCCGCTGGCGTTGCTCCCGTCACGCGTCACCGTCACCCGGTTGACGTTGCGCCGAGCTCCGGCGACGCCATCCTTCAGGTGGAGGCGTATCAGTCGACCGACGCCGACTGGGTTGCGGGTCGTGCCTCGATTCCGCTTGAGCGCATGATCGGTGGCGTGGAGGAGCGGGACAACAACCTTGGTTGTCTGACCTGCCACTTCGCTCACGGTTCCTCGCAGGTCATGACCGGTTGGGCCAGTGCCGCACTTGGCACCACCAACTTCAACATGCCGGTGCGCAATGACGCACTCGGTGGCGTGGATCCGACCTTCTCCAGCGCTCTGCTCCGTGCCGACAACCGCACGGTCTGCGAAGTCTGCCACGAGAAGTAG